The Lycium barbarum isolate Lr01 chromosome 10, ASM1917538v2, whole genome shotgun sequence genome includes a region encoding these proteins:
- the LOC132614010 gene encoding uncharacterized protein LOC132614010: MEYSKKKKSGPWLSVPQFGHWDQKGVFPDYSMDFSKIRENRKQNKNDFSRASLGNENELIFSTKKDTNAAYSAPSNDLHYYKNQSPTRMRRIFRYFNCCAKA; this comes from the exons ATGGAATATAGCAAGAAG AAGAAGAGTGGACCATGGTTATCAGTGccacaatttggacattgggacCAAAAGGGTGTATTTCCAGACTACTCCATGGATTTCTCTAAAATAAGAGAGAATAGGAAACAGAACAAGAATGACTTTTCAAGAGCCAGTTTAGGAAATGAGAATGAGCTCATTTTCTCTACCAAAAAGGATACAAATGCAGCTTACTCTGCCCCCAGTAATGACCTCCATTACTATAAGAACCAATCTCCAACt AGGATGAGAAGGATCTTCAGATATTTCAACTGCTGTGCAAAAGCTTGA